Genomic segment of Deinococcus radiopugnans ATCC 19172:
GTGGTTCTGGATCCTTTGACCAGATGAGTTTTATAAGATTCGGGTCGTAGGGCGAGAGGTCGGGTGCTTCAATCACGGTGAGGGTGGGCGGGATGGCCTGTTGCGCTCTCGCAGCGGGCAGGAGCGCTACGCCTGCGGTAGCTACACCGCCACTGATGATCTGCTTTACGGCTTGCCGTCGAGTCATCCCCATGCTAACCCTCCCCAGGAGTATGTGCGCCGCTCCTGCCGTTCCGAAGTTGATGACCTTACGATAAGCTATTTTTCAGAAGGGCAAAACTTGAGACTTACGCCAAATGGCGTAATTATTTGCGGGGCCGTCGACCGGCCACTGCAACGACGGCCTAAACTGTGGGCGAGACGATATCTAGCCACATCATCTATCTTTTTATCGGCAGGGAGCGGTTACAACTACCCTGGCTTAAGCTGTAAACGGGGTAGGAAGAATCCCTGCTTAAATCATGAAATTGCGCACTACGTGACTCTCGTAGCGTTATCTGTGCCGAAGGTCACGCCGCGCGAAGTCGGGCAGCCAGCAACGCCGCTGGGCGTCTGAGGCCCTTCCACTCTCGTCGGTCCACCTCCAGGCGCTGCAATTCTGCGGCCAGGGTCTGCAATCCATCGCGCCCCTCAATCTCCGCTTGCCAGGCCTGCCAGATCACTTTGCAGTAGTACAACCGGCTGTGGGTGTCCTTCAAATCCCGTGCCAGGGCCGCGCCCATGATGCCCACCAGCGCCGCCCGCTTTGACTTGTGCGCTTCAAGCAGGGTGAGCAGTAAGAAAACCACGTCCTGTACGCCGTTCAGGAGTCGTTCGGCCTCGTCCGCGTCGATTAGTGCGGGGTCAGGTTTTAACGGGTTTTGGGTCGTGATGTTGCCGGGAATAACGGCCCAGCGGCGGAGCTGTTCGAGTAGTTCCGCCTGCATCTGCCCTATGGGATCTGGTGACCCCTCAATAAAATTTTCGTCGTCCACGACGCACGCTGCAATCTGGGCTTCCTCAAATCGCTTTGCGGCGTTCTGGATCGCGTTATGGGCGGTGCGGCCTGCGGCCCGATCCATATCCAGATTCCGGTACTGGCGTTTGTAGTCGCGGTATTTCAGACGGGCGGTGTGGCCAGGGGCCAAGCGCACGGCGTACAGCATCCCATCGATGGCCGTGACCTGCTGGCCGTCCAGAGTGGCGGTGGTGAAGTGCGCACGGGCGTACAGATAGCCGGCGGCCTGGAGCTGGGCAGTCCATTCACGCAGGGTGTTGTCACAGATGCCCAGGGACCGGGCCAGCAGCTCGGCGCATAGGTGCATCACCACCTGCTTTGGGGGCTGACCGTCCTTGCCGTACAGGTACAGGCGGGCGGCCAGGAAGATGCGGCTCAGCTCGTACAGCCGCACGGCCAGCGCCCTGGCTCCCGCCGTCCCGGCTCCCCGGCCCCGTTTGGGGCGAAAGGGTTCGAGGTCCAGCAGTTCCTCTAGGCGTGGCAACGGCTGACGCTGCACCCGCTCTTTCACGAAGACCTTGGCCCGCTCCGCCTTCGCCTGCGCCTCTTGCTCCTCGTAGACCCGCAAGGCGTCCAGCAACCACACAGCGGGACCAGTGGGGCAGTCCTCACCCTCCGTGGCTTCTGCGGTGGGCGGCGCGGCCTTTCTGGCGGGGCGATGGTGCGCCTTGCTCTTAGCCTTGCGCTCGGCCCGCTCGGTGGCTAGCTCGGCGTAGCTCTTGCACACGGGCCGCTCGGCCACGTCCGGCGCTGCCGCTGGGGGGAGTCCTCCCGGCACACCCCCACCAGGGGACGTTCCTCTCTGCCCATGTTGTCGGTCCCTGGTCCACACGGCTGAATCCACCTTCAGCTGCGACTAAGGCAGCGTCAGGAACCCACGTGTAAGGTTTCCCCAAGCCAACAATATCTACCCTCTGATGCAGTCTTCGTCCAGGTGCAACGCGCACGGTTGAGGCTCTTCCCCCCCTTTCCCGCCGAGGTGCCTCCTCCATGTCCCTTCCACCCCGTCCACCGCCCCCCGCCCCCCCTCATCACCCGTGGGCCCAGCTGCTCGCCTTCGAGCCGGATCGCCTGCTGCGCTGGATCCCGCTGTTCGCCGCGTCCGCCGGGCTGGTCATCCTACTCGCCCTGCGCCTCGCGGCGCCGCCCTACGTGGGCATTCTGGCCTTCGTCATGGCCTACAGCAGCCTGGCCCTGGCCGGGCCGCGTTCCATACGTGAGCCCCTGCTCGCGCACGCCGCGCGAGTCTATGCCGCAGTACTGTTGTTGGCCTGGGTCACGGCGCTGTACCTGCTGCCGGGCCACCCGGCCACCGCCATGGTCCGCCTGGCCGTGCTGCTGCACCTCACCACCGTCTACGTCTCGCTGTTCATACAGCTGCCCCCCCTGATCGCGGCGCGCACGGCAGCGGGCACTCTAACCTTCCTGATCCTCACCGCACTGCCGCACACCTGGCGCACGCTGGGCCAGACCGAAGTCTTCGACGGCGTGACCCTCCCCGTCACCCTGCTGGTGGCCCATGGGGCACTGATCACCGTCCTGCATCTGTTCAGTACCTTCCGGGACCGGGCGGCCCACGCCGAGGGACGAGCGGAGGCCCTGCATGAACTGGCCCACCGCGACGCGTTGACCGGGCTGCCCAACCGCCGCGCGCTGGAGCGCGATCTGGAAGCGGCGGTGATGGGGGCGTGGGCGGGCCACCTGGCGGTGGTGGACGTGGACGGTCTCAAGGCGGTCAATGACCGCCTGGGCCACGCGGCGGGCGATGACCTGCTGCGCCGCTTCGCTCAGGGCTTTGCCAGGGAGGCGGGGCTGGGGGGGCAGGTCTACCGCATCAGTGGGGATGAGTTCGCACTGCTGTTGCCGGACGGCGGTCCGGCAGGGGCGGCCATGGTCGATCAGGTGACCCAGGACGTGCAGGCGCGCTACCCGGGGGCGGCGGCCAGCGTGGGGGCGACCCGCTGGCGGGCCGGGGAAACGGCAGGCACCTGGCTGTCGCGGGCGGATGGTGCGATGTACCGGCATAAGCGCCGGGGTGGGCCGGGACGTTAAATTCAGACGGCTCTTCCATCGGGGCAGGGTGCAATAAATTCCACGTCCAACCAGTCTTCCGCGGCGCCCCAGTCGGCGGGGTTGGGCTCCGCAGCGCACGCCTCCCACGCGCTGGCCGTGGCCTCCTCGGGGCAGCCGAGATAGTCCGCCAGCTCGGTGCGCTGCCCTAGCTGTACTTTGGGGATATTCAGGGCGGGAGGTGGAGACGTGGAGGCCACATCAGGGATGCTGGTCTCCTTGCTATGCCACGTTCTCTGCCCCCCTGGACCCGCCACTTTCCCACCTGGTTTGCGCCCTTCCTGACGCACTTTCGTCACCGTGCCCAGCGCACCTGGGCACCGCTGTATGTGCGAGGACTATGTAGTGCGGCTCACCGAAAAAGCATGCAACCCCTGGCGGCTGTCGTGGCACCGGGAAAGGAAGACCACATCCAGCACTTCATCACCGACAGTCCCTGGTCAGCCGGTCCCTTAGAAACCCTGCTGGCACAGCGGGCTGAGGAGATGCTGGGGGGCAAGGACGCTGTGTTAATCATTGACGACACGTGCTTGACGAAGTTTGGCACTAAATCGGTCGGTGTCGCTCGTCAGTATTCCGGACAGGTCGGCAAGATTACTCCCTGTCAATGTCTCGTTTCCCTCACCCTGGCCCAACATGAAATTCCCGTGCCAGTCGCTTTACGGCTCTTCCTGCCACAGGAATGGACCCGTGATCCGGCCCGCTTGAGGGCAGCTGGTGTTCCAGAGGAACATCAACTGCCCCAGACCAAGTGGGAACTGGCCTTGAAGGAATTGGGCCGAGTGAGCGAACACGTCACCTTCGGTATGGTGTTGGCAGACGCGGGATACGGCGTGAACGCCCAATTCCGTCATGCGCTGACCCAACGAGGCTTGCTGTGGTCTGTCGGCATCACCCGGACCCAGACGGTCTACCCCAAGGATGTCCGCTTGATCCCTATTCCCAAGCACTTCCGGGGAAGACGGCCCAAATATCCCACCACGTCACACGACCGCCAGACGGTCGAGGAGGTTCTCAGTGGTGCTGCTTGGCAGCACCTCGTCTGGCGACACGGCACCAAAAGTCCGTTGTCTGGCCGCTTTGCCGCCGTCTACGTCCGGCTGGCGGACGGGGATGAGAACGCCCAGGGTCAGCATCTCCCCGGTCAAGGTGCTTGGGTGATCGGGGAACAACGTCGAGGAGAGGAACGCAAATATTACACCTGCAATCTCCCCCCAGAGACACCATTTTTCCGGCTGATTGAAGTGACCAAACGACGCTGGGCGTGTGAACTCACCCACCGGGAACTCAAGGAAGAAGTCGGCCTGGACCACTTCGAGGGGCGGTCTTGGCAAGGTTTGCACCATCACGCCGTGCTGTGTATGGTCGCGTTGAACTTTCTTCAGTGCCTCCGACTGACCCAGCCCGACGACCTTCGCGGCGATACGGTTCCCGCCATTCGCGCAGAGGTGGCAGGGGACTTGCCCCTGCCACCCCAATGCCGACAATGCCGCGCCTGCACGGCTTTATTCAGCGGTCCTTGAATATCCCCAAAGTACAGCTAGGCTGGGGGCGTCCTCGGCGTCGCTACAGTTCGCTTTATACATCCAGGCCAGAGACTCGGCCAGCTCCGTGGGGTGAGGTCACCGAGGTGCATGGTTGGCAGCGTACTGGGACATGGCCGCCCGGCCCACTCTTGGGAACCTATCTAATACGGCTTCGCACCCGCCCAATACTGCTCCATTAAGCCCTGAATCTGCCCCACTTCAGTAGCAGTTTTGAGGACATTGAAGCCATTTCCCGTCGGAATGATCACGGCCTTCCCCCGGACGATCACCATTCCCCCGGTGAACCGGCTGGGCAGGGTGAACACCCTGGCCCCCACGTTCTTCAATGGGCGCATATTTGGGGCGCTGGCCGGGTTCGTCAGCACCCGGACGATGATGGCTTTGGACTGGACCAGGGTCAGGATGCCGCGCTCAAAGGCCACCGTCCCAAACCTGTCCCCATATAAATCCACCTGGCCCTTCATCAGGCCCAGCACCGCGTTCAGATCGGTGGTGGTTTCAAATTTGGGCTGCTGGGCGGAGGTGGTCGCCAGAACGAGAAGGAGAATTGCACCCCT
This window contains:
- a CDS encoding IS701 family transposase, with the protein product MPRSLPPWTRHFPTWFAPFLTHFRHRAQRTWAPLYVRGLCSAAHRKSMQPLAAVVAPGKEDHIQHFITDSPWSAGPLETLLAQRAEEMLGGKDAVLIIDDTCLTKFGTKSVGVARQYSGQVGKITPCQCLVSLTLAQHEIPVPVALRLFLPQEWTRDPARLRAAGVPEEHQLPQTKWELALKELGRVSEHVTFGMVLADAGYGVNAQFRHALTQRGLLWSVGITRTQTVYPKDVRLIPIPKHFRGRRPKYPTTSHDRQTVEEVLSGAAWQHLVWRHGTKSPLSGRFAAVYVRLADGDENAQGQHLPGQGAWVIGEQRRGEERKYYTCNLPPETPFFRLIEVTKRRWACELTHRELKEEVGLDHFEGRSWQGLHHHAVLCMVALNFLQCLRLTQPDDLRGDTVPAIRAEVAGDLPLPPQCRQCRACTALFSGP
- a CDS encoding sensor domain-containing diguanylate cyclase, which translates into the protein MSLPPRPPPPAPPHHPWAQLLAFEPDRLLRWIPLFAASAGLVILLALRLAAPPYVGILAFVMAYSSLALAGPRSIREPLLAHAARVYAAVLLLAWVTALYLLPGHPATAMVRLAVLLHLTTVYVSLFIQLPPLIAARTAAGTLTFLILTALPHTWRTLGQTEVFDGVTLPVTLLVAHGALITVLHLFSTFRDRAAHAEGRAEALHELAHRDALTGLPNRRALERDLEAAVMGAWAGHLAVVDVDGLKAVNDRLGHAAGDDLLRRFAQGFAREAGLGGQVYRISGDEFALLLPDGGPAGAAMVDQVTQDVQARYPGAAASVGATRWRAGETAGTWLSRADGAMYRHKRRGGPGR